One genomic segment of Desulforamulus reducens MI-1 includes these proteins:
- the pyk gene encoding pyruvate kinase has protein sequence MRKTKIVCTIGPASERLETINEMIKAGMNVARLNFSHGSHEEHAKRITTIRCAAQEMGQNIAILLDTKGPEIRLGDFQEQPVLLEAGQSFFLTTEPIIGDQHGVSVTYEDLSKDVKRGDRILVDDGLIELVVEAVEEKKIVCRVMNGGKVSNRKGVNLPDIHVNLPAVTEKDIADIKFGIEQQVDFIAASFVRKAGDVLAIRKILEDDGAKIDIIAKIESREAVDNLDEIIQASDGIMVARGDLGVEIPAEEVPIIQKKIITICNQVGKPVITATQMLDSMIQNPRPTRAEASDVANAIFDGTDAIMLSGESANGKYPVEAVRTMDRIARRSEQALSDGAKTYTNCFSVTDALGQAVCTVANQLDAAAIITATTSGYTAKMISRYRPQSAIVAVTPDRGVMRRLSLVWGVVALPSPKLTNTDQMIATAVDTAVEQKVVKGGDLVVITAGVPVGLQGTTNLMKIHTVGTIVSSGTGIVAQAVSGPVRVCNDAEEAARLEPGEILVTNGTDAGFVPFLKNAAAIVAEEGGLTSHAAILGLELKVPTIVGAKGASGIFKNGEIITVDGQSGVIYRGNAKVF, from the coding sequence ATGCGTAAAACAAAAATAGTTTGTACCATAGGACCAGCCAGCGAAAGATTAGAAACCATTAATGAAATGATCAAAGCTGGTATGAATGTTGCCAGACTGAACTTTTCGCACGGTTCCCATGAGGAACATGCTAAGCGTATCACAACCATTCGTTGTGCAGCACAAGAGATGGGACAAAATATTGCTATTTTATTAGATACCAAAGGTCCTGAAATCAGGCTGGGGGATTTTCAGGAACAACCAGTGCTACTAGAGGCAGGACAGTCATTTTTTTTAACAACCGAACCGATTATAGGGGATCAGCACGGAGTTTCCGTTACATATGAGGACCTGTCAAAGGATGTCAAAAGGGGAGACCGTATCCTGGTTGACGATGGTCTAATTGAATTAGTAGTTGAAGCTGTTGAAGAAAAAAAGATAGTTTGCCGGGTAATGAATGGCGGAAAAGTTTCTAACCGCAAAGGAGTAAATTTACCGGATATTCATGTAAACTTACCGGCGGTAACGGAGAAGGATATTGCAGATATCAAATTTGGCATAGAACAGCAAGTGGATTTTATTGCGGCATCCTTTGTACGCAAGGCTGGGGATGTCTTAGCCATTCGGAAAATTTTGGAGGATGACGGGGCTAAAATTGATATTATTGCCAAGATAGAAAGCCGAGAAGCAGTTGATAATCTGGATGAGATTATCCAAGCATCAGATGGTATCATGGTGGCCCGGGGTGACCTAGGGGTAGAAATTCCGGCTGAAGAAGTACCCATTATTCAAAAAAAAATAATAACCATTTGTAACCAAGTAGGAAAGCCCGTGATTACCGCTACCCAAATGCTTGATTCCATGATTCAAAACCCTCGCCCGACCAGGGCAGAGGCCAGTGATGTGGCGAATGCCATCTTTGATGGAACTGACGCCATCATGCTATCCGGGGAATCTGCCAATGGCAAATATCCCGTTGAAGCTGTAAGGACAATGGATCGCATTGCCAGACGTTCGGAACAAGCCCTGAGCGACGGGGCTAAAACATACACTAACTGCTTTAGTGTTACCGATGCCCTAGGTCAGGCCGTATGTACTGTGGCCAACCAACTGGACGCAGCTGCCATTATTACTGCCACCACCAGTGGCTATACGGCAAAGATGATTTCACGCTATCGCCCCCAATCAGCCATTGTGGCGGTGACGCCGGACCGAGGTGTCATGAGACGGCTGTCATTGGTTTGGGGAGTGGTTGCATTACCTTCACCAAAGCTTACCAACACAGACCAAATGATTGCTACAGCGGTGGATACCGCAGTGGAACAAAAAGTCGTAAAGGGTGGAGATCTAGTAGTCATCACTGCAGGGGTACCTGTAGGACTTCAGGGAACCACCAACTTGATGAAGATTCATACTGTAGGAACCATAGTGTCCAGTGGTACAGGGATTGTTGCACAGGCTGTGTCTGGGCCGGTAAGGGTATGCAATGATGCTGAAGAGGCGGCTAGGCTGGAACCAGGTGAAATCCTCGTAACCAACGGAACTGATGCAGGCTTTGTACCATTCCTGAAGAATGCTGCTGCCATTGTGGCGGAAGAGGGAGGGCTAACCTCTCACGCAGCAATTTTAGGACTGGAGCTAAAGGTTCCAACCATTGTGGGAGCGAAAGGTGCCAGCGGAATATTTAAAAATGGTGAAATCATTACAGTGGATGGTCAAAGTGGTGTTATTTACAGAGGAAACGCCAAGGTTTTCTAA